The nucleotide sequence CATCCTGCAGTACAGCTGTTTGCCAGCATGCTCATCTTCCCCACTGAGTTGCTTGGACACAGCtctgtatcttatttatttttttaatctccagaATCTGGTATAGTTCTTCACACATATTAGGTGATCACAAGTGTCtgtttagttaattaattaacaaTGATCTTTGAGCAGCTGACTAATGACAGGATAAAGAAGAAATCACACTGCTCTTATATGTCATCCTTAGGCACCAAATTccatttaattgttatttttttcaaggaCTCTCAACAACAGGAATGAAGAGTGGGATTCCCAGCCCAGGATTATTAGACCATGGCACTGAACTTTTCTCCTGCTGTCCTTCCCAGGACTCCCAGCACCGGGCTTCTTCCAGGCAGCTCAACCTCAAGATGAAGCAGCACTTTAGTAAGGATGTGACATTCTAGGTAATTCACTGTTGAGTAAGGCTCTGTCTCCCTAAGAAGGGTGATCAAAAGGCCAAGATGCAGAAATAACTGCTGATGAAGTGACCTCAGTGCATAACCTGCTCTGCGAGTTACTCTTCAATTATGGGAACACATGTTCTATGCAAAAATAGTCAAGGAAACCCTtagttttctaaaatttctttttagagaaaggTTTCAactttttctcttcctgttctgttttccctcatctatacaatttatttttctccatcatTGTTTTACTCTTCTTCAAAAAAATCCAACGGATTCGAGGTGCTTTGGTTCAGATATTCAGGTTTGTAAACTACACCAATTTCGATGATTTTTGAGATTGCATCAAGTTTTATGGGAGTTGCAAGGCTAGTATTTGAGCTCACAGTTTCactacaatatatatttttttaccctTAACATCATATCACTGAGATACTTTCACTAACATTTCCCTTACTTAACCTATTTCATtccacttttttgtgtgtgtgctgtggaTTATGGTGactgatatttctttttatattgcaGTGAATGTTTACACAAGAGTCTGACATTTAAAACCATCTATTCTTCCACACACCACTGCATTTATTTGGAATAACAAAATACTTGACCAACATTAAGTAATGttagtaaattttattattatatatcatATGATAGCATGTTTGAATTAATTGTCTATTTCTTAAATTTGGTCTTATCTTGTTTTACTTACTGCTGaatgattttctaattttatggatTTGCAATGTTTTTCCTTAAAGAGACTAagttttgtttttaccattttAGATTCCAGAATTAGAGTAATTTATGTGTAGATTTATTCCTGGTAGTTTGATAAAATTGTATTTCCATGTATTAAAATGTTTCCACAATAGTGTGTTTGCTAGAGTAATAAAAATTCATAGAGATGTGTTGTAATTGTCCAAGCTTACTTAAAATTGTCTTCATAAAGCATACATTAGAATATTTATCTAATGACATATATACTTCCTATAATTTATGAGCTGCACCATGCCAATGGAATTCACTCATTCCAAAAGTAATCATCTGAACAtgtaaaaaatcattttctttagaGAACTATAGCTCTTTAGAGACCTATAATCATTTTCTTTAGAGAACTATAATTTAATAACTAAAAAGGTAAAAACAGATGTTTGAATATTACAAGATGAGATGTACTCTAATAGAAACATGATTGATTTTAAGCACTTAAGACAGAACATTTACTTATGTTCCATTAAGCCTATTTAAGGCTTTTAAATATTGATAGACTTAATGCACTATCTTTGCTCTAATCTCTCTGGTCTTTGGGTATACATAGTAAAGTTGTTACAGACTTATGCACATACAAACTCAAGTATCTTGTAATTATTTGCAACTTATATTGAAGTAGCCACAATTTTTTTATGTGTATCAGATACTGTTAGTCTCTATCTAAAATgcaataaaagtataatttcttGTTCATCATTAAGGAAAATGAGTCAAAGAAAAACTTAGTAAATTTCCCATTGTTATGCAACTAGCAAGATACAGATTTAAAATTCCAATGCTTCAAACTCCAGTTTCTGCTCTTGATCTATACTGAACTGCCTCGAATGAgcattaatgttatttttattttaggatatTGCTTACCAGCaaacaaaaattcttaaaaggatattttaaaataaattggttaTTTCTAGGGGTTTTGTCATTAGACACTCCATAATTTAAATACTGGTTTCAAAAttatttgggggggagggtgacTTCATTTGGACTTTCTGGCCTTcatttttcttatatgtaaaatgtaGGTAATATATACTTTgcaattatttgaaaattaaatgcagtAGTGAATATAAAGTACTTATCGTACTTCTTGTCACAGAGTAAGGTCTTAATACAAGGTAACTATCACCTCAGATTGGTCTTTTAGATTTCCCATAAACAACATAGCAGGATTTTGGagtattttcttctattatatcTTATTAAGCATTTATACTAGTAATatattagtttaaaataataacccTCATAGAAGAGTATTTTCTTAAATACCATCACTAGACTAAAAATCAACTAAGATAACATAGTTTATTAATTACTTAGAACATGCTATTTAGTGGGATTCAGACTGTCTAAATGGGTTGAATTGGGATCTTTGAAATGACAACAGGATATTGTATGGTTTGCTTAagaatttttctctctgaaaagtcAAAAGAATCTCAGTCTAGGTTGCTTTGCTCACTGGCTATCAATTTAAATATTACCACCCTAATCACTGTTACCATTCTTCCAAAATGTCTCATACTTCCTCCCTCAAAATAATTATCCTCTGAAAGGAGGGAGGTAAGACCATGTACACTGGTCTCCTGACATTAATTAGAGAAGGGGGCCAGATGCACCTGCACTACCGTTACCGCTGGCTTTGTGAAAAATCACATTTCCATTTCTATtcaatttctctattttataattCCATTATGATAACTGACTCCTGAGTTTGTCATCACTGGTTACATAGCTGAGAGAAACACTGGGCAATGTGTGGATAAATGCCTATTTAATAAAAAGTACTATTTACATGCTGTATAGTAAATTATTATTTACCATCTTCATTGCCCATTAAAGGAACATAATCCTTAAGAGGGTTGATACTAAGTTATAAACTTGAGGAAGTTATGTGTCATAGGCATGTATTATGTGTGCCTGCTCAGCATTAACATCCATTTCCACTTTTCTAGTAGTAATGTCACACTTTTTTGGTGGGGGTATGTGTGTAGTGGAGGGCACTCGTTTCCAGGCTCTGCGTTTTGTGTGGCAATAGTCTCACACAAGATTGGGAATGAAGCTGTcaatgtttatgtgtgtgtgtgtgtgtgtgtgtgtgtatgtatatatatatatatatatatatatatatatatatatatataattataacatatatatatataattataacatatatatataattatatatgtatatatatatataatatatgtatatatatatatatatatgtatatatatatatatatatatatatatatatatatatatatatatatatataatttttttttaattgattttttacaaagaggaagggagagggatagagagccagaaacatcgatgagaaagagacatcaaccagccgcctcctgctcaccccccaccgggggatgtgcccgcaaccaatgtacatgcccccaactggaatcgaacctgggaccttccagtctgcagaccgatgctctatccactgagccaaaccggtttcggcgaagcTGTCAATGTTTAATCTCATAAGACAAAAATGCTTTATCACAAGAAGAGTATGAACTTGGATCCAATATGGTAAGATCTAATTCTCAGATTTATATTAAAactgaaaggagttttaggaataaaataggcaggtttagggagttttaggaatgaggagggtccatgggggaggaatacACAGATGGAGACTTGAAGACGCCAGGgtgcttatcttacttgtacagaggatGGAGAAATGCCGCaggcagatggaaacatttctggcctgagcaattacaacagccataaaccaaggacagacaGGGGTGTCTcaggcctgagcaattaaagtgaCCATAAGTTAGACCAAAAGgagccctgacctgagcagctgggagagctaTAAGATAAGGCTTTCTCTGCCAGCACAACTGGGAGAAAAACCACAAGATAAATCAGAAGTGACTCCAACCTAAACAGATAAGATGACCAAATGAGGAGAAGTGCACACATGGGGGTCCTGGGAGCTGATTCCAGGGCTAAGGTCCCATAGTAGAAAAGAAGGGTCTCCAGCCTATCTAatgcctcaagacaaagaaagcagtggTCCCCTTCTTAGGGGCCCCTCTGTCCgtccaggagggacagagtcttAGGATTAGGAACTTAGAGGGCACCTTTCTTAGGTGGCCCCTCTGCCCCTTGGCGCCAAGAGGAACAGAGTTTTAagcttagaatttagaattaagGTTTTAGAGGTTATAtttgcttgcaataaagtttctgtacttttcacctaccaccttttgtctgtggcttcattctttgaatccatctggacaagaacctgggaaaGAAATTACCCTGCTCAATAAAACCACCTGTATCAAAAGTATTTCGGAAAGATAcaatgttctatttttattaaaatttccaaGTTTTTAAGGTATGAGTCTGGTACTGTCAGAATCCAGCTGGCTGCTATAAGAAAATTATGTGCCTGAGAATTCAGTGAACGTGGAAAAGTCAGTGGCAAGAAATAGACATATTTTAGCCAACATCCTTTGAGCTCCTGGATCAAGTCACACCTGAGTTGCCTACCATTGGATATTAGGGTAATATGAGACAACCAATTCCCTGCTTAAGTTTTAAGCACAGTTTCTAGTTCATTTGCAACATAAGGAGATCCAACTAATACAGAACTATATTGGAAGAAATGAGGTGTTGCAGGTGACTCATTTAGCTAAGGATTGGGAGAATGGAAAGAGACTATTGCTAAAAGCTGAAGAACCTTGACTTGAGAAGAACTATGACTTTGCTTACTACCCATGGGATTGTAAGATTGTAACTGATAAAAAACATCTCCAAATAAATGAAGAGCTGAGATTGTTAAAGCACTAATGAAATTCTTTCtgattttctgtcatttctttacTCTCTTTGACAGAAGTAAAATagctatatagaaaaaaatgatctAATAAGTGTGTTTCTAAATGAAATGTCTAAATAGTCTGAAATTAGTTATGTATTATTCATCATTATATTGTCTCCCCTGCAATTTTGATGAGAAAACacataatttctttccttttcctgacaACTCCGCTGCTTGCTGGTGTTTATAAGAGAAATTGAGAGGCTAAAAAAAGTTTGATGCAGAACATCCAAGGATGTAAAAGTACAATCCGATGCAAGGGCACAGGCTTTGAACTGCATGGCGACCTGTGTCGCACTCACAGCTTACTCAGAATTTGTCTACACAAGTTTAGATAACTTACTTGCTGTCTCGGAATTCTAGTTCTcatacctataaaatgggaatgaacaATACAAATGTCTATAAAATTTCTGGCATATAAGGCTTAAAAAAATTGAGTTCTTGTTATTGTTGCTATTGTGATCCACATTGTAGGTCATCTAAAGACCAGTAAGGCTTAACTCCTCATACCCTTGACAAGTTTATTTTATAGTTGCAAGGAAATGACAGAACAATTACAATATAATTGAGGTTATCATGCAAGAGGTGCACAATGCTCAAGGGAGGGAGTGAATGCCCTTGAGGAACGTATATTCCAGTTGCCAGGAGAAGACAGAATAATACCATACAGCTGAGGTTTTCATACACAAGAGGCTCACAATGCTTAGAAGAGGAAGTACACATCTCTgattataagaataaaaacagaCTTTCTGAGAGGTAGTGTTTTAATAGGCCTTGGACAAAGGGTAGACAGGCAGATAGGGGAATGAAGCAGAGAAtaaatcataaatgaaaaaaataccacaATCTAAGCTGACCATCTTGGTTTGACTGGAGTTTAGAAAACAATTTGTGGTATAGATGCAACCAGGAGACAAGAGCTAGGCCTAGGTGAGCCTTGAGTGTCCATGAGTGCTTAATCAGGTAGAGAGCTTCTTAAGGTGTTTTTACAAAGAACACATACACATTCACCCTCTTTTTCAGGAAGATGACTCTGCCAATTATAGAAAGAATTGAAAGACAAAGCTGAAAGCCAAGATGGGACTCAGTGATGAGTTTTGTCACTGATGGGAAACAGGTATGAGGAATTGGAGGTGATAAAATGTAACTAGTTAACAGATAAGGGTATGGGACTTAGTTATGACGATTTTCAGGAACTGGTAGAATGTGAGCATGCCCATCAGAAAGTGATAGTTTCtaacaaaataatattcaatGTCTCAGTACACAAACTTGGACATTGTAAATGGTATTTCAGTAAATGAGGGCAGAGTTGAAAGTATAGTTGGACCTGGTTCATTTACACATgttaactgctctccctgccaagCAGCCCTTATTCTCACAATATATTGTACATTGCTTCCTTGTCAAGCAGGAGGAGCTAACTCCAAGGTCACAAGGACAAGTTATGGGTTTATTGTGCGGAAGGAGGGCCTTTAAGAAAGTTGCGACCATCTGCTCATGCCTAAAAGCCTGGTTGCACAAGGTGTTATCTGAGACAGAAGAAACACACCGTTTCTTCCTCAGTTCCCTGAAAGAGCCTCTCCCCTACTCATTAGCTACATAAAAACTCCCTACTTTTGCCTTTTGGGGAAGACAAATTTCAGAGATCTTGCTCTCCACTCCTCTTGCTCTGGCCAAATCAAATAAACCGTTCTGTCTCCCAGCACTGGTATTTCAGTGTATGGTTTTAACTGCACACTAGGCACATGAACCTGAATTTGGAAGATTGCACAACAAAACTTCATAAAGTTTCCCTCCCTCACTGCAGGAAATAGCACTTGCATATTCAAATATCACTAAtcttaattcaattaaaaactcAACAATTACTTTCTCAAAGGCCTATAATGTTGAAAAGCTTTTAGACTGAACTACATAAATGACTTGAAAAACACAATAGTTCCAAGAccagagatttatttttatttgccagaCTGTTATTTTATAATTCCCAATTTTCTAGGGACTTTATATCCCCTTAAAAGCTAGCATTTACAACTATCATCAACATAATTATTATAACACAGGGGAATTCAGGGGGTTGCAATTCTCTTTATAATAGTAGTCCCAATTTACTAAACCAGTAAGAGTGCTGGATTTAAATGCGCTCGGTAGAAAATTTGGAATAATTGGTTTGGCTCTGTACAGACTTTATAGGAGTcttagatgattttttaaatatatttttattgatttcagagaggaagggagaggggagagagagagaaacatcaatgacgaaaaagaatcattgattggctgccttctgcatgccccctactggggattgagctggcaaccccgggcatgtgcccttggccagaatcgaacttgggacccttcagtccacaggctgacactctatccactgagccaaactagctagggtctTAGAGGATTTTGAGTGTCCCCGATAAAGCACTTCAAAAGAGAGCTGCCATTATTCTGCCAACTGCTCCACTGAGAGATTTCCTTTTTTGTGTCACATATTCTATTAACAAGGGAATTAAATTGGGTCCTGAATCACCTCTGTAAGAAACATGGACTTAGGTAGGGCATAAacctcatttataaaaatatcaaaaatccGACAGTAACTCCTATGGAACAATGCTATGATTTTACCAACTATAActatattctttaaaagaaaaaaaaaacttttaaatacaaataaatgacaaTATCCCTCTATTTGCAATTATAGTTCTCATTTCTAAAAAagataagtacattttaaaagcacaaagagacaatttttaatctaaaatttcAAATAGAAAAGCAAAGGGAGACTTGACAAAATGTACTCTCATGCAAAGAACTACCAATTTATCACCATATGGGAACTCTGGGTGtgtgcatgcacgcacacatatGCATTCATGTGTGCATGTATCAATAGACATAATACACATGCCTGTCTCATACACAAGTAGTTAAGTTGAAAAGGTCAAGCTTTGCAATACATTTCTAGAAAATAGATTTATCCAGGCAAACATATTCGTCATTTGATATATTTTACATGCTGCAAGATTGGTTATGAACATAAaaccattttgtttacttttttttttcccccagagaggGCTTTCTCTACATGTTTTCTTTGGAACATTATTAGAAACAACTGAAGTACAAAACTATAGGTAGCAATAGCATTTCAATATATAACACAGTAGAGTTGAAATCACCACCCCAGCTCTTTTTAAATCTCATTGCTATTGGTAGCTCCTCCTCATTCTTCCATCAATTTCTGTTTGGGGTTATCCACACTGTTTCTAAAGAAAATTTTCCTCATGCGTGTCTTGAATTGTAGGTTCGTGGGCTAACTGATGAGATGTATTTATGACCACATTGTTTTCGGCTCGTAGGGCAAAGGCTTCCTTGGACTGTGCTCTTTTTTGGCAGAACTGGAGGTGAAAAGCATCTTCAAAACCCCGGCGAAAGTTCTCATTGAAGAAACCATAAATGATGGGGTTGATGCTGCTGTTGCAAAAGGCCAGCCAGTGTGCAAAAGGGTAGATGTAGATGTTGATGACCTGTAGTTCATTTGGAGACAGTTCAGCGTAGTCTGAGAGCATCATCAGAGTCCACAAGGGCAGCCAGGAGAGAATAAAAAGTAGGGCCACAATCAGGAGCATCTTAATGACCTTCTGCTTCTTCTTGGACACCACGTGCCACTGCTTCTGGTTCTGCTTGCCTGTGTGAGGCACTGGCACCTTGAAGAGTGAAATTCCAATCCTCCCATACATGATGACAATGAGGGACAGGGGAGCCAGGTAGATATTAGCAAATAGCACAGTGGTGTAGATCTTCCTCATTTCCTTATTTGGCCAGTCTTCCCAGCACCAGTAGACTGGCATGGTTTTATTCTCAGAGTTGAGTTTCACTCGGTAATATTTGTCTTCTTGTACATGTAACATTATTGCAGATGGGGAAATAATGGCAATGGCCAGGATCCAGATGATCACAATAATGACAACTGCTGTCTTGATAGAGAGCTTTGGTTTAAAAGGGTAGACAACACTCCGAAACCTGTAATTAAAGGCAAATATCAGTTGAGGCAGTGCCTCATAACTTCTGACTTgtgaattacatttatttaagtaattcCCACATTCTTCTCAAAAACATATAAAGTTACCATTAGTAGTAGAAAGGCATGCATTGCCATTTTCTGTAATTAATATGAAATACATttcaattgaaaatataaataagtggagTATATCAGACACTattattaataaaagtaatagtGGTAACTATTATGTATTGAGCATGAATATGTAATActctcttccattcttttccattgatttgcatGAATTATCTCTTTAAGcgtcataatttaaaaatgggaaaacaggcttagaaaaggtaaagatattGCCCATAATTACACATAATTGTTACACAAGTAGTTTACCTCCAAAGCCCTATTCTTCAACTCTTCTTCTTCATGCCCTTCTGTGGCCCTCTCCCATGTTAACTGTGTGCTTGGCCATGTAACTTGCCTTGGCCAATGGGACATCGGCAAGCATGACATAAACAGAAGCTTTTTATGCCCTTGTATATTGGGGCTTGTCCTTTTGGAATGCTTCCTCTTGAAAGCCAGCTACCAGGTTGTAAAGAAGCTTGAATTAGATGAGAGACTGTGGGAGAAAGAGCCTGGGGCATGAGAGGCTGGTCATCCGGAATGATCCAGCCCCAGTTTAGCTCCCAGGGTAATGCTGCAGCAGAACTGATTTCAGCTACAGCACACTGAGCAGAACCACAAGAGGCAATCAACCAATCTACAGAATCATGAATAATACTAAagaattattgttttaagccactatgtGTTTTGGTGGTTTGCTTCGCAGCTATGAAAGTCGAGTTTCTATTATGAATTCTGATTATGCACCTTCCCAAAGGTCTATGTCCTCTGGTGAACATAAAAATTCAGCATCAGTATGTAGAGTGAGTCTGACTCATTTTACTGTTATTTTGTTCTTATGATTCTT is from Eptesicus fuscus isolate TK198812 chromosome 2, DD_ASM_mEF_20220401, whole genome shotgun sequence and encodes:
- the NPFFR2 gene encoding neuropeptide FF receptor 2, with product MSEKWDSNFSENWHYILSVNDTKPNLYSDINITYVNYYLHHAQVAAVFIISYFLIFFLCMVGNTVVCFIVMRNKHMHTVTNLFILNLAISDLLVGIFCMPITLLDNIIAGWPFGSTMCKISGLVQGISVAASVFTLVAIAVDRFRSVVYPFKPKLSIKTAVVIIVIIWILAIAIISPSAIMLHVQEDKYYRVKLNSENKTMPVYWCWEDWPNKEMRKIYTTVLFANIYLAPLSLIVIMYGRIGISLFKVPVPHTGKQNQKQWHVVSKKKQKVIKMLLIVALLFILSWLPLWTLMMLSDYAELSPNELQVINIYIYPFAHWLAFCNSSINPIIYGFFNENFRRGFEDAFHLQFCQKRAQSKEAFALRAENNVVINTSHQLAHEPTIQDTHEENFL